From the genome of Mugil cephalus isolate CIBA_MC_2020 chromosome 2, CIBA_Mcephalus_1.1, whole genome shotgun sequence, one region includes:
- the lias gene encoding lipoyl synthase, mitochondrial: MNAPSDQSSRSPSCVANDSRLLAANVMALLKQSCCVAGRFSTNHLWLSPRSFPHVYSSSFASVAKSSPDRSDRKKELLSHDGPDLQDFISGELSEKSNWAEYKGNLKRQKGERLRLPPWLKTEIPIGKNFNKLKNTLRDLNLHTVCEEARCPNIGECWGGGEYATATATIMLMGDTCTRGCRFCSVKTARRPPPLDPDEPYNTAKAIAAWGLDYVVLTSVDRDDIADGGAAHFAKTVSNLKERNSQILVECLTPDFRGDLAAVEKIALSGLDVYAHNVETVRELQRHVRDPRANIDQSLSVLRHAKKVNPTVLTKTSIMLGLGETDQQIVDTLTELREAGVDCLTLGQYMQPTKRHLKVEEYVTPERFAHWEKVGNEMGFVYTASGPLVRSSYKAGEFFLKNLLKQRKEEAPVEG, encoded by the exons ATGAATGCACCATCAGACCAAAGTAGCCGCTCTCCGAGTTGTGTTGCCAATGACAGCCGCCTGCTAGCAGCAAATGTCATGGCGTTGCTCAAACAAAGTTGCTGCGTAGCGGGTCGTTTCTCCACAAACCATCTGTGGCTGAGTCCGAGGAGCTTCCCACAT GTTTATAGCAGCAGCTTCGCATCTGTAGCCAAGTCCTCCCCGGACCGGAGTGACCGGAAGAAGGAGCTTCTCAGCCACGATGGACCCGACCTGCAGGACTTCATTTCAGGGGAGCTGTCGGAGAAAAGCAATTGGGCGGAATATAAAGGAAACCTGAAGAGGCAGAAGGGAGAGAG ACTCCGTCTTCCTCCGTGGCTGAAGACCGAGATCCCCATCGGAAAGAACTTCAACAAGCTGAAGAACACACTGAGAGACCTCAACCTGCACACG GTGTGCGAAGAGGCCAGGTGTCCAAACATCGGGGAGTGTTGGGGAGGAGGAGAGTAcgccacagccacagccaccATCATG cTGATGGGAGACACGTGCACCCGTGGGTGCAGGTTCTGCTCCGTGAAGACGGCCCGTCGGCCGCCTCCTCTGGACCCGGACGAGCCGTACAACACGGCCAAGGCCATCGCCGCCTGGGGGCTGGACTACGTGGTTCTCACCTCAGTCGACAGAGACG ATATTGCCGATGGAGGAGCAGCACACTTCGCTAAGACCGTTTCTAACCTGAAGGAAAG AAACTCTCAGATCCTGGTTGAATGTCTGACCCCTGATTTCCGCGGCGACCTGGCGGCGGTAGAGAAGATCGCCCTGTCAGGCTTAGACGTTTACGCCCACAACGTGGAGACGGTGCGTGAGCTGCAAAG ACACGTCCGTGACCCCAGAGCAAACATCGACCAGTCCCTGAGCGTCCTGAGACACGCTAAAAAGGTCAACCCCACCGTCCTCACCAAGACGTCCATCATGCTGGGACTGGGGGAGACCGACCAACAGATAGTGGACACTCTGACCG AGCTGCGGGAGGCGGGAGTCGACTGTCTGACGCTCGGACAATACATGCAGCCCACAAAACGCCACCTGAAG GTGGAGGAATACGTCACTCCGGAGAGGTTCGCCCACTGGGAGAAAGTGGGGAACGAGATGGGTTTTGTGTACACAGCCAGTGGGCCACTGGTGCGATCCTCATACAAAGCAG GGGAGTTCTTTCTAAAGAATCTactgaaacagagaaaagaggaagcgCCTGTGGAAGGATGA